The genomic window TGCTTGTTTGACTTGTGGCTCTGCCGTGAGAGATTCGAAGGGGAAAACGGTCATTGTCAAAAATGGCAAGAAAATGACCTGCATTCGTTTCGATCAATTCAACCATTTACCGCTAATCATGCGGCTGAAGAAACAACGTTATCACTGTAGAAACTGCCATACCCATTGGACAGCCCAAAGCTATTTTGTTCGGCCAAATCATTCGATTGCCGAGCATGTAAAAATGAAAATCATTGCTTTACTCACCGAAAAGGTCTCCTTATCTTTTATCGCAAAGCATTGCCAGGTGTCTATTCCAACGGTGACGCGTATTTTGAAGTCGTTAAAAACCTATTTACCAAAACAAGCCAAGCGCCACCTGCCCAAAGTATTGATGGTCGATGAATTTCGTTCCCATGTATCCTCAGAAGATAAGATGAGTTTTATTTGTGCCGATGGGGAAACCGGGCAATTAGTTGATATCTTACCCACTCGAAAATTGTCTCGGTTGACCACTTATTTCCAGACATGTGTGAATCCATCTGACGTCGACTATTTAGTTACTGATATGAATGCGGCGTATTTTCAACTAACAAAAAAAGTATTTCCTCATGCCAAACTGGTCATTGATCGTTTTCATGTGGTCAAACACATGAATCAAGCGTTCCAAGATTTTCGTGTCCGTGAAATGAAACGCCTGATTGCTTCGGGCAATCGGACAATGCCAAGGAAATTAAAAAGCCATTGGCGCTTACTCACCAAAAATCGGAAGAATATCAACCACACAGAATATAAAACTTGGCGTAGCTTTCGTGCCCCAAAGTATCCTTACCTGACAGAAGCCATGGTGCTTGACCGTTTATTAAGTGCTTCAACTGCCTTGAAAGTCGCCTATCAAGCGTTCCATGAACTAGCGGATGCCTTTCGTGACAAAGACCACGAGTCATTTTTCACTCTCTTGCATCAGTTACCAGAAACATTAGATAAAGAATTTCGGCTAAAACTACAAAATCTTCTGAGCTATGAAGAAGGGATTCGTCATTCTTTGATTTATCCTTACTCTAATGGGAAAATTGAAGCAAAAAACACCCACATCAAAACACTCAAACGAGTGTCTTATGGCTTTAAATCATTTGAGAACATGCGCATCCGAATCTTTTTGACGAATCAAGTCATTCACGTCAAATAACGAAGAAAATCCGGAGAAGAAGTGTTCACTTCTTCTTCCGGATTTCACTTGATTGCACTCATCAGTCCTTATTGACAAAGAGCCGTTTTTTTGTATATTTCAACCAGAAATTATAGAACAGTTATTATTAAATTTTAAAAATAATTTATATTTAATTAAAAAAAGCTAAAGTTTCATATGGTTATTCGAGCTTTTCTTGTGAATGAATAATCAAACAGGTATACTTTTTTTCAAATAGAATAACTTGTTAGGCGAGACTCCTAAACAAACATAGGCTATTGCGCAGAAACGTCGAAAGACGCCAATGTGTAAAACAGGAATTGTCGGATTAAGGCTCTTCATAAGATAGCTAAGAGAAATCTTTACGTTGTTTAGTGTCAAAACTCACACGATGAGACTGAAAAGCCAATCGTATTTTTCGTTTGGCTTTTTTTATTCAAGATGGGTAAGTGACGTATCTCCGCTGTAACACAAAGGAGAAATATAGGATGGGTGTAAAAGATATTAAAAAATTAGACTTATATTTACTCGTACCATATCTGCTGATCAGTGTGATCGGTCTGCTGATGATCTATAGTGCGAGTACGTTTCGTCTGATGTCATTCGATCAAAGTACGAAACAGCTTTTAGTTCGACAATTGGTATTCGTAGGACTGAGTTGGGGAATGATTTTTTTCATTTATCGAATCAGACCTGCATTCATACTCGATCATCGAATCGTAAAAATAATGATGGGGATCGGTATCGTCGGATTGATGTTGACGAAAGTACCAGGAATCGGTGTCAATATCAGTGGGGCGCAACGGTGGATCTCCATTGCTGGCTTTCAATTCCAACCCGCAGAAATCGTGAATGTCGGTATGATCTTTTATTTAGCTCATTATTTTAGAACATCGAAGCAATCATTGAATGAACTGAAAAAACCATTTTTGATCATCTCTTTATGTACTCTGCTGATTTTATTCCAACCAAAGGTAACTGGTGCAATTTTATTGATTTTATTAGCAGCAATCATGATCACCACGGTGCAATTACCAGTTCGTTATATCTTAGTGTTTTTTGCAGGATTACTCAGTCTTTTTTTGGTTCTCGGAGGAATCATCTACTTGCTAGGAAGCAATGATTTATTACCAAGCCTTTTTGCACACACATATGATCGTTTGACGATTGCATTTAATCCCTTTTTAGATCCATATGGCAAAGGATTCCAGATGAGCCAATCTTATTATGCCATGTATAACGGTGGACTTTTTGGGTTAGGGCTAGGGAATAGTATTACCAAAAAAGGATATTTACCAGTAGCGGAAACGGATTTTATTTTTTCGATTATTTTGGAAGAGTTAGGGCTGATTGTTGGCCTACTGATTTTGGCATTGCTATTTTCAATCATCTTGCGCTTATTTGTTTTAAGCGCCAACGAGCCAAACCAACAAATCGGCTTGATCTATTTGGGAACAGGAATGCTGCTATTGTTACAGACGAGCATCAATATTGCGAGTATCAGTGGCATGATCCCAATGACCGGTATCCCATTACCTTTTATCAGTTATGGGGGATCAAGTTATTTGATTTTATCACTGCTATTAGGAGTGTGCCTGAAACTGTCTTCACGAGGTGCCAGAAATGAAATTTAAATTCAATGAATTCAACTACGCACTATTTTTACCGATTTTTCTTTTTTATCTATTGAGTGTTGCCGTACAATATGGTGCAGCAGTATATGATCAAGTTCCAGTCAGAAGTGTTGTGTTCAAACAAATTGTCTTTTGTCTGATGTCCTTAGCGTTGTTATTGATCATGCAGCGCGTGAAAACAGTTGTTTTTTTAAAATATTCTCCGTATTTTTATGCTTTTTCTCTAGTAGTGATGGCACTTTTGCATCGCTTTTATGACCCGGTGATGTTTCAAATCACAGGAACAAAACGTTGGCTAAGAATCGGTGGTTTCTCCTTTCAGCCTTCCGAGCTAGTAAAGTTGACGTTTATTCTAGTCGTGGTTTATGTGACGTTGATCTATGAACAAAATGTCAAGCACCGGACTGTCAAAACAGATCTGTTTTATGTCGGCAAGATTTTACTCGTTAGTGTGCCGACCTTCTTATTGATGTACATGCAAAAAGATTTTGGAACAAGTTTAGTCTTTGTCATTTGCTTGGGGGCATTATTCATGATCGCTGGGGTCCATTGGAAGATCATGACGACAATGACTGCTGTTCTAGTGATTCTCGGGGCCATTTTGATTGCATTAGTATTTACTGAATACGGCAACCAGATTTTATATCGTCTGAATTTTAAGACTTATCAGTTAGATCGGGTACGGGCATGGGTCGATCCATTTGCATATAGTCAATCAATTGGCTATCAGCAATCACAAAGTTTGCTTTCGATTGGGGCAGGCGGATTTAGTGGACGAGCTTCATCGATCAATCCAGTATACGTACCGGTTCGTGAATCAGATATGATCTTTACGGTAGTTGCTGAGTCATTTGGTTTTTTAGGAAGTGTTTCAGTACTCTTTTTATATTTTTATCTTTTTTATCAAATCATTTATAGCGCAATCGAAACAAACAATAAAGGAAACGTATATCTCGCAGTCGTCTTTGTTTTCGGGTTGCTATTCCAAGTGTTTGAAAACATAGGAGCGGCGATTGGTTTACTTCCACTAACAGGGATTCCTTTACCATTTTTAAGTCAGGGAGGAACTTCCCTTTTGGTCATTGGTTGTGGACTGGGTATTATTTTAGGGTTTAAAAAGTATGATTGAGAAGTAGAAGGGAAGTTATTATGAAACAGATACCAAAAGGAACATTGGTGGTAGCACTTGTATCATTCGTCTTATTGGCGACTTTATCCACACTAGTTATCACAGAAAATACAGCATTCAACCAACTCGATTTAGCGATTTATCAGCGAGATCATTTAATAGAAATCCCTGGATTAACCACTTTTTTCAGCAATTTTGCAAAGCTTGCAACGATTTTACCTACTTTATTTTTCACTGGCTTGCTTGCGATAGTTAGTTGGAGGAAGCAGTACCATAAACTGGCGGTTTGGTCAGTTTCTATGGTTTTAACATTGAGTTTTGTCGGTTATGTTCTGAAACAAGCGATTCATCGGACGCGACCGGATGTGGAACAATTGGTTTCTAGATCGTCTTACTCCTTTCCAAGTGGTCATTCGATTTTGTCGATGACATTATTCTTAGTTTTTTTGATCACGATGTACATTATTTATCGAGAACAAAAGGTAAGTAAATTCGTTTGGGTAGCTGCTCTTTATCCAGTATTGATCGCTTGTTCTAGGATCTATTTGCGCGTACATTATCCAAGTGATATCTTCGCAGGTTTCCTGCTCAGTTTTTTAGTCGTTTTCTTATGCTATAGTTTATTTTTCTCTTTTATCACTAAAAAAACGGTCAGAAAAAAACATCAGCAAAAACGAGTGTTCAGTAGAAAGCAAAAAGGGTTGTTAGCCTTCATGTTGGTTCTTTTTTTCTTGGTAGCCTCTGGCGTCGCCTATGGTGTTCGCTTTTATTATGATGCAAAACAGACGGTGACCTCGATGCAACAGCCATTGAAAAGAGAAACCGTCCAACGTGAAAAAGATACGCCAGTTAGTATTTTAGTTTTAGGTATCGCCAATAATTCCATCCGAAAAACGGATTATCGGGCGAATACGATCATGTTAGTCACTTTGAATAATCAAAAGAAAACAACAACGATCACGAGTATTCCTAGAGACTCGTTTGTTGAGCTTGCAGATATGGACGGGAAGATCGACAAAATCAATCACGCCCATTCATATGGCGGGATCGATAAGATGGTGGATACCGTTGAACGTTACCTCGAAGTACCGATCCATCACTATGTGTCCTTGAATATGGATGGATTAGAAGCCTTGATCGATGCTGTGGGAGGAATCACTGTCAATAATGCGTTTGAATTTACAGCAGAAGATATCCATTATCCGGAAGGTGAGTTGGAATTAAATGGTTGGGAAGGCTTGCAATATGCGAGAATGCGGGCAGAAGATCCAGAGTCGGACTACGGTCGACAAAAAAGGCAAAGAGAAGTGGTCAATATTCTCGTCAATGAGTTTCTATCCGTTAAAAGTCTGTTCAACTATCGTCAACTGTTAGAAGTAGTAGGTGAAAATGGTACGACAGATATGTCCTTAGATCAAATGATCGAAATGATGAATGACTATCATACCGCGTTATCAAATATCACCAATCATCAGTTACAAGGGGAGCAGTATATTGGCGATGGAATCTTAGGAGAAGCAGGGATCTACTATGAAAAGATTCCAGAAGAGGAACGGATGAGAGTGATGCAACTGCTTCATGAACAATTAGAAATAAATGGCCAGAGCCTCTCTTATCAAGAGTAACTCTTGATCAAACCTGTGAAAGAAAAAAAGCAACGGAAATGACCGATTTTTGTCATTTCCGTTGCTTTTTAATTAGAAATCTATTTGTTCACGTTTATCTTTCGTTGATCGGTGTAGCAGCAAATTGTTCGATCAGTGGAACGAGTGTCAATTTCACTTTGTATTTGCGTTCCAACGCTTTTTCGATCGTAAACTCATTGACTGCGGACATAGAGATCTCCGCTAGTTTACGTGTGTCATCTTTGACTGTTTCGTTGATCACGACAGCATCTGCTGTTTTTTCAGCAGAGAATTTTGGATATTCTGCTACTTGTTTGGCAAAGTCATCAAAAGTCAACGCATCTGTCGAAGCGTTTTCGTCACTTGCTTGTCCATCCGTTTTTACTTCTTCACTGACTGGTTGAGAAGCTGTCTCTACTTTATCGACTTCTTTTGATGGTGCTTCTTTTACTGGCGCTTCGTTAGTAACTGGTGTTGCTACGGGTTGAGCAGTTGGTTGATCTTTTTTCATCCGTTGATCATTCCAGTAAGAAACGATCTCAATCAACAAGTTATCACGGAAACGTTCAAAAATCGTTGATTCACCTGAACGAATACGTTTCAAGACAGCTGTAAAATTATCGTCGATCGGGACATTGATACGTGTGTCTTCATTTGCTTGTCCAGCTAAGCCAATTGTTAGGACATGACGGTTTTTGGGATCAAGCATAACTTGCAATGGTAACCCATAACGACGTAAACTTTCTTCTTCCAATGAGCGGAATAATTGTGTGCGAATTCCATCTAAAGAAGGACGGAATTGTTTTAATAATTTCTGTTTTTGTTTTTTCTTCATAAATACTCTCCTTCATTCATACCCTTTCGATTATAAGAAAAAAATGAGCAAATGAAAAGGTTTATCAAGAAAAAACTTTTATTCCTCCTATAGAAAAGAAAAAAGAACCGGGATTTAATGAAAAATCCCAGTTCCAAACGGAGCTGTAAAAAGCATGTTGACTGATTTGACAGCCCGCTAATAGAGTTATTTTTTGGGCAGTAAGACAAAGGTGACTAATTCAGGTGAATAGATGACCTCGTGTCCTTGCCATTGCATCGTCATCAATGAATGATCCAAGCGCTTTTTTATTTCCGCAAGTTTTTCATCTCTTGACCAGTTTCTAGCTGGAAAATGCTGGATTTTTTCTGGTCGGATCAAAAAGATAAAATCTGGATCAAATGTTTGGGTCACAGTTTTTGGTAAACGATTTAAGCGGTCCACGGGGTTCATAAAATATCACTATCCTTTATCTTTAGAATTGTGCAGTATCTGGATCTTTTGCTTTACCAACGACGCCATCTAATTGGTCGATCGTTTTCATTTCTTCTTCTGTCAGTTCAAAATCAAATAATTCAGTATTTTCTTTGATTCTGCTTGGTGTAACAGATTTAGGTAATGGCAAGAAGCCATGTTGTAATGACCAACGCAGTGCTACTTGGGCAATGCTCTTGTTGTGAGTTTCAGCGATTTCTTTCATTTCTGGAACATCGAAGATTTTACCCGTTCCAAGAGGGCTGTAAGCTTCAAGAACGATGTCATGTTTTTGCGCATACTCAACAACAGGTGGTTGTAATTCACCAGGTGCAAGAAAGACTTGATTGACCATCGGCATGATTTTTGCTGTTTTAGCTAATTCATCCATGTGATGAGGTAAGAAGTTGCTGACACCGATTGCTTTGATTTTACCGGCTTCATATAATTCCTCAAACGCACGCCATGTTTCGGCATTAGCTTCTTGCCAATTCTCACGGAATGAGACTGGATTAGGCCAATGGATCAAGAATAGATCCACGTAGTCTGTTTGTAATTTTGTTAAAGAGTCTTCAAATGAGGACATCACTAAATCATAGCTGTGGTTTGAATTCCAAAGCTTAGTTGTCAAGAAAATCTCTTCGCGGGGAATGCCACTTTCTTTGATAGCTTGTCCAACACTTTCTTCATTTTTGTAACCTTGAGCGGTATCAATGTGACGATAACCCGCAGCTAAAGCTTCTTTTACTGAGGAAACAGCAACGTCTCCATCAGGGGTTTGCCAAGTACCGAAACCGACAACAGGGATTTCATAGCCGTTTGATAAACGATAAGTAGATGTTAATGAATTCATACTTTCAGCTCCTTTGATTTTAGTACACTTTAAGTGTAGCTTATTTTCAAAAAAAAGAAATGTATTTTGTTTGTTATATAATTTTTTTTTGCTCGAGCTATTTTGTCTCTGGCATTTTTGGTTGAATTTCCGTAAACTAGAGCAGAAAGGAATGAAACGATGGATATCTATTTAAAAAAAGCAATTTTGCATATTATTGATCGAGAAACAGGTTCCCCTGTATTTTCACAACAAGAATTGGATCTTACGAAAGAGTTTGTCCGTGATTTCCTACAAAAGAAAATCCAAAAAATCTCTTCTGCACAAACGAAAACAGGGCAACTAACGGAAGAAAGTCCTTTTTCACAAAACTTGAAACAGTGCCAAGAAAATTTTATTGAAGAAAGCGAACGCTTGGTGCAGCGGTGGTTTGACATTTATGCGGAAAGTGAAGAAGCCCCTAGTGCGGATGTCTTCGTTGTTTTGTATGAAGTGGATACAGTGATGTATTTAGCTTTATTGAAAGTCAATTATCGGGATGCGTATACTCATTTTGTAGAAGCAGATGAAGCAGGCATAGACAATCGTTTGATTTTGAATCGAGCGATTCTTGGGTCGAAATCGCAGAAAGCAGACGAAGCATTGGCAGTCAATTTATCCGATTTGACTTATGAATTGATTGAAAAGCGCTATGAATTTTCTGGTAAAAAAGAATGGTACTTCTCTGGTAAAGTGATCGAGAGCGTGCCAGCGCCTTCTTTAGAAGATAATGTCAAAGTGATCAAAAAAGTCGCAAAGCAACTTGGCAAAAAATTTGAAGCGGAAGAGTTCGATATCATGGCTGACTTAAAAGAGGCGGTGTATGATACGATCGAAGAAAAAGGGCGACTGGATCATGAACTGATTGCAGAAAAAGTCTTCAAAGAAAATATCACCGCTAAGTTGGCATTCCAAGAAGAAGTCCAAGAGCAAGGATTTATCCCAGAAGCACCACCAGTCAGAGAAGTGCAAGAAATTTCAGAGAAAAAATTTGGTAAACAAAAATTCCGTTTATCTAACGGCATTGAATTGATCGTGCCAGTCGATGTTTATCGTAATCCGGATCTGATTGAATTTGTCAATAATCCTGACGGCACGATCTCAGTGATGATCAAAAACGTTGATGAAGTACTGAATCGTTTATAAAGCTAGCTAGCAGTCCAGAACAAAGTGTCTAGATGCAAGAAAAAGCCACCACCCACGAAATCTTCAGAATTTTGTGGGTGGTGGCTTTTTTGTAAGTGAGCGATTGCTAGATCATCATTTTTTGTTTTAATGGAGAGTTGTCGATCATTGATCTAATTGATCTAAGGCTTTCTCAGGGACGTCAGGCGCTTTTACTTCTTCCCAACTGATC from Enterococcus sp. DIV1094 includes these protein-coding regions:
- a CDS encoding ISL3 family transposase, producing the protein MENSIKKMLRLTDKYLTIQDVSYETFHQTNTLVIDAVLAPPTSACLTCGSAVRDSKGKTVIVKNGKKMTCIRFDQFNHLPLIMRLKKQRYHCRNCHTHWTAQSYFVRPNHSIAEHVKMKIIALLTEKVSLSFIAKHCQVSIPTVTRILKSLKTYLPKQAKRHLPKVLMVDEFRSHVSSEDKMSFICADGETGQLVDILPTRKLSRLTTYFQTCVNPSDVDYLVTDMNAAYFQLTKKVFPHAKLVIDRFHVVKHMNQAFQDFRVREMKRLIASGNRTMPRKLKSHWRLLTKNRKNINHTEYKTWRSFRAPKYPYLTEAMVLDRLLSASTALKVAYQAFHELADAFRDKDHESFFTLLHQLPETLDKEFRLKLQNLLSYEEGIRHSLIYPYSNGKIEAKNTHIKTLKRVSYGFKSFENMRIRIFLTNQVIHVK
- a CDS encoding FtsW/RodA/SpoVE family cell cycle protein, whose translation is MGVKDIKKLDLYLLVPYLLISVIGLLMIYSASTFRLMSFDQSTKQLLVRQLVFVGLSWGMIFFIYRIRPAFILDHRIVKIMMGIGIVGLMLTKVPGIGVNISGAQRWISIAGFQFQPAEIVNVGMIFYLAHYFRTSKQSLNELKKPFLIISLCTLLILFQPKVTGAILLILLAAIMITTVQLPVRYILVFFAGLLSLFLVLGGIIYLLGSNDLLPSLFAHTYDRLTIAFNPFLDPYGKGFQMSQSYYAMYNGGLFGLGLGNSITKKGYLPVAETDFIFSIILEELGLIVGLLILALLFSIILRLFVLSANEPNQQIGLIYLGTGMLLLLQTSINIASISGMIPMTGIPLPFISYGGSSYLILSLLLGVCLKLSSRGARNEI
- a CDS encoding FtsW/RodA/SpoVE family cell cycle protein, with protein sequence MKFKFNEFNYALFLPIFLFYLLSVAVQYGAAVYDQVPVRSVVFKQIVFCLMSLALLLIMQRVKTVVFLKYSPYFYAFSLVVMALLHRFYDPVMFQITGTKRWLRIGGFSFQPSELVKLTFILVVVYVTLIYEQNVKHRTVKTDLFYVGKILLVSVPTFLLMYMQKDFGTSLVFVICLGALFMIAGVHWKIMTTMTAVLVILGAILIALVFTEYGNQILYRLNFKTYQLDRVRAWVDPFAYSQSIGYQQSQSLLSIGAGGFSGRASSINPVYVPVRESDMIFTVVAESFGFLGSVSVLFLYFYLFYQIIYSAIETNNKGNVYLAVVFVFGLLFQVFENIGAAIGLLPLTGIPLPFLSQGGTSLLVIGCGLGIILGFKKYD
- a CDS encoding phosphatase PAP2/LCP family protein — encoded protein: MKQIPKGTLVVALVSFVLLATLSTLVITENTAFNQLDLAIYQRDHLIEIPGLTTFFSNFAKLATILPTLFFTGLLAIVSWRKQYHKLAVWSVSMVLTLSFVGYVLKQAIHRTRPDVEQLVSRSSYSFPSGHSILSMTLFLVFLITMYIIYREQKVSKFVWVAALYPVLIACSRIYLRVHYPSDIFAGFLLSFLVVFLCYSLFFSFITKKTVRKKHQQKRVFSRKQKGLLAFMLVLFFLVASGVAYGVRFYYDAKQTVTSMQQPLKRETVQREKDTPVSILVLGIANNSIRKTDYRANTIMLVTLNNQKKTTTITSIPRDSFVELADMDGKIDKINHAHSYGGIDKMVDTVERYLEVPIHHYVSLNMDGLEALIDAVGGITVNNAFEFTAEDIHYPEGELELNGWEGLQYARMRAEDPESDYGRQKRQREVVNILVNEFLSVKSLFNYRQLLEVVGENGTTDMSLDQMIEMMNDYHTALSNITNHQLQGEQYIGDGILGEAGIYYEKIPEEERMRVMQLLHEQLEINGQSLSYQE
- a CDS encoding aldo/keto reductase, which encodes MNSLTSTYRLSNGYEIPVVGFGTWQTPDGDVAVSSVKEALAAGYRHIDTAQGYKNEESVGQAIKESGIPREEIFLTTKLWNSNHSYDLVMSSFEDSLTKLQTDYVDLFLIHWPNPVSFRENWQEANAETWRAFEELYEAGKIKAIGVSNFLPHHMDELAKTAKIMPMVNQVFLAPGELQPPVVEYAQKHDIVLEAYSPLGTGKIFDVPEMKEIAETHNKSIAQVALRWSLQHGFLPLPKSVTPSRIKENTELFDFELTEEEMKTIDQLDGVVGKAKDPDTAQF
- a CDS encoding nucleoid-associated protein, with translation MDIYLKKAILHIIDRETGSPVFSQQELDLTKEFVRDFLQKKIQKISSAQTKTGQLTEESPFSQNLKQCQENFIEESERLVQRWFDIYAESEEAPSADVFVVLYEVDTVMYLALLKVNYRDAYTHFVEADEAGIDNRLILNRAILGSKSQKADEALAVNLSDLTYELIEKRYEFSGKKEWYFSGKVIESVPAPSLEDNVKVIKKVAKQLGKKFEAEEFDIMADLKEAVYDTIEEKGRLDHELIAEKVFKENITAKLAFQEEVQEQGFIPEAPPVREVQEISEKKFGKQKFRLSNGIELIVPVDVYRNPDLIEFVNNPDGTISVMIKNVDEVLNRL